The candidate division KSB1 bacterium genomic interval CGAAGGACTCTTTCGAGCTCTGTTTTCTGCTCGTGGAACGCCCGCCATCGCAGGAACTCTCGTGAGAACCGTTCCAATGCCTCGGACGGCGTGCGGAACGTTTCAGCGTCAGGAGGTATGGCCGTAGCGGAGTCGACGGGGCAGATGCAAAGTGGGCGGGGCACAGCGCTGGTCGTATCGTACTGGATCCATAGGGGACAGGCGCTGGCGGCCTCGGAGGGCCTCTGAAAGGGTTGTGGAGAAGCCAGGAGCTCTATGCCCGGATGGTCGATCTTTCCGCTGGCCGCCTCTACCTTCCATTGCCCGGCCTCTTCTTGCAGGAACAAGAGGCCCCCCTGCGGAAAGGTAAGTCCCAAGACCAGCAGGGAACGGGGTTCCAACAGGATCGCGAGGAACCCTTCCTCCCGAAACCAGACGTCGCGGAGGGTCCGTCCCCGCAGGACACCGCGGAAATTCGCGGGTGCGAGGGGCGCGCGGCGAGGCAAAGGGGAAGTCAGGCGAAAAGCCGCCGGAAAGGTCCAGGTCAGCGCGAGGTACTTCCAGAAGGAGTCCGAGGTGAGACACTCCAGGACAATTCCGTCAGAGCGGTACGCGTAGACCTCTGCTATCTGCGAATGAACGAAGGCCTGCCGGAGTTCAGCCGTGAGCTGTTCCAAAACGGCCTTGTCAGCGTAGAAGGACTTCATCGCAACCTCGTTCGTCCAGGCACTTTAGGTTGGAGGCCGAAGGCCCAAAAGAAAAGCCGAGCAGGCTCTCCACCACCGGGGTTAGGGGGGTTACCGGCTCGTGGAGGCGGTGCCTTGCTCGGCCTGGAGCTCGGAGGATCCTCGTCATCGCTCCATCTCTGTCAACACCCGCGGCCCTTCTTTGTTCCGGAGTATCTCAGCTCCGTGCAGGCCTAACCCAAAACCCTGTTACGCACGTGCGAGCCACGTTGCAGGAGGCGCCGCAGGCCGGTCACGCAAACGGTCAGCCAGTTCGGCAAACGCCCTGGTATTTCAGGAATTGATCTTCTCTGCTTTGCCGGACACGACCGTGGCTCACTCGGTGTGGAGTTGCAGATAGTCTCGGATGCAGGTCCGAAGGTTCTTGGCAATGGCTGGTTTGGAGTTACAGGTATACAGGCCGGAACCCATGCGGAAAACACCTTTGGACACTTGCACGGCATCGGCGTCACCGTCCGTGCGTCCGCTTTCCCGAAACGCCACACGCACCATCTTGTTGATTTTGTCTTCCATCCGAAGATGGGTGTCCACCAGCAGAATAGCCAGTTCCGGTTGCAGCTGCTGGACCCTCTGGACGAATCCCTGGACCACCCCCATGTGCAGGTTCTTGGGCGGGCTGGCCTTCGTTTCCACATAGACGATTTGGCTCCCCAAGACACCCAGCACGTCGAAATCGCCTCCCTGGTCAAGGCCTGCAATGGACAAGCCCCAGGACGAAGGGATACGAAACTCGCGTCTCAGGGTTTGTGCCACGAACCATTCCAGGGTGTCGCCGAAGCTCTCCACGGCGGGGTTGGCGTTGTACCGGTAGGTTTGCTGCTGCAAGGGGGCGGGTTCCAGGATCCCCATGTCTACGAGGACCTGCAAGTAGCGCGTTGCCTTGCGGAGTGAGCAATAGTGCAGCAGCCTCTCAAGGCGCAGGTCGGATTTGAACCGGATTACATCGCGCAGGAAGAGGCGGAACGAATAGCGCCGCAGGTAGCGGTAATAGCGGTCAAGCGTTAGGGCTGTAGGGTTCGGGGGGAGAAGAAGATGTTCCGTGGGTTCGCTCGTCAGTACCTTGAACCCGCGCTGGCAGAGGAGGTTCTCAGGGGTGGGAAGGAAAAGCTGTAGTCTCGCCACCTCTTCCCGGAGCTGGCGGATTTCCGAGCGTAACTCGTTCAGCAGTACCTGGACTTCCTCAAGCGGCCGTCTCGCCACGGATTTCCTCCGCCTGGGCGGATCCCTCCCACGTTCGCGCGATAACCAGACCTTAAGGAACAGCTGGAAAGACTCTGCCGCAAATGTACGGAACCGCCGGACGGGAAACAAGGCCAGCCCAGGGTGCACCGCAGAATCCGCTTGTGGTTTCTGGTGGGTTGTGGTATATTGGAGCGGTTCTTTGGAAGTGGCGATGCGAAGGTCCGGTTCCCGTAAGGGATCAAAAGGGAAGGCGGTGAGAATCCGCCGCAGCCCCGCTACTGTGACGGGCTACGAAAGTCGCACAGACGGAACAGCGCCGTCTGAAAGCCACTGGCCTCTGGGCCGGGAAGGCGCGGCAAGTAGGTTCGATGCCCGAAGCCAGGAGACCTGCCGGATCTTCCTGTGCCAGGTGACCTTCGCGGGTGAGGTCCGAGGCGACTGACCTGAGCGTCAATGTGCGCGCGAAAAGCCCCAGCCCCGAAGGTTGGGGCTTTTTTGTTGCCTGGGAAGATGGTTCTCTTCTTGCCGGCGCATTGGAATCATCGGTTCAAGGCCTAGATATGAGTCAGCGCAGTTGCTTTCGCGCCGCCCTGGTGCTCTCCATTTCGCTTTTGGCCAAGATGGGGACGTGCCAGGAGGAAGTTTCGATCCAGGGCCAGGTGATCGATGCCAAGAGCGGTGAGCCGGTGCCAGCGGCTAACGTTCAGGTTCTTGGCCAGCCACTCGGAGCTGCTAGTGACGAGGAAGGCCGCTTCGTGATCCGAGGACTGCTGCGCGGCGAATACCGGCTCTTGGTGTCCCATGTCGCCTACCACGCGGCCACCGTGGACGTGGGACGAGTAGGTCCGGAGCGTTCCTCGTTCGTCCTTGTGCGATTGGAACCCCGGGTCATCCTATTGCCGGCGGTCGAGGCTGTGGGGGAAAGGGAAAAGGGGCAGTCGGCTGACCGGGTGTACCTCGACCGCACAAAGATAGAGGAGTCGGGTGCCTCAAATCTCGCCGAGATCTTGGCTATGGTGCCCACCCTGACTGTTGCGCGTAGCAGCACGGGCAGCACCGTGTCGATCCGCGGCAGCTCTCCCGGCCAGGTCTTGATCCTCTTCGGGGACGTCCCTTTGAACGATCCGCTCACGGGGGGTGTGGACCTCGAAACCGTGCCGGCCAGTCTGGTTGAGTCCGTCGAAGTCATCCCGTCATCGGAATCTGCCCGCTACGGGAGTGGGGCCGTCGGTGGGGTGATTGTCCTCCGTCCACGCCGAAGCTTTGCCACCTCGGTCAGCTTTGCTGCCCGACGCGGCTCCTTTGGCTTCGCTCAGGCCAGCCCGTCGGTCCTATTGCGGATCTTCCCGAACGCACTGAGCCTGACGGGAGACTTCCACCGATGGGCGGGTGGTTACCCCTACACGTATCGGGTGGGGGAGGAGGTGCGATCGTCCACAAGGCGCAATTCGGACCTGAGGCAGGAGAGTGGTCTGGCGCAACTGTCGGGCCGCCTGGGTCCTCTCCGTACGTACACAGCCCAGATGATGTGGACCCAGTCGGATCGCGGTGTCCCTGGCAGCGTGTACGCGCTTTCCCCCTTTGCGCGGGGCCGCCTCGAACGCCAGATCGCCTCTTTTCTTGCGGAGATGGCCCTGGCCAGGGGCAAACTCGAAGTCGCGGCCTCGGCCAGTCGATACCGTTCTCGCTACACCAACCGCATCCCGCCGGACGCGCCCTTGCACGATCGCTCTGTACCGCCCTACGACTCACAACTGAGACAGGACTCGAAGCAGCTCCGCTGCGGCTGGATCGGACAATTGGCTGCGGGAGAAATGGAGATCTCGGGGACCGCCCGCTCCTCCATCTTCACGACGGCAAGTCTGTTGGGGTTATGGTCAAAGCCTCAAGAGGCCCGTCTGCGGGAGGCTTCACTTGGAGGTGCCTGGCACGGGTCGACGCCCCAAGCAGGTGGGATGCTCCTGATTCGGGCCTCCCTCGCTTTCCGCGGCAACTACGCGCGTGTGGAAAATCCCAGAATTGCGCGAACCTACCATGACATCACGCCTTCGCTTCGCACGGAGGTGAGCTGGTTCGGTCCCATTACGGTCAGCGCCTTGATCGGTGGGCAACGTGGCTTTCGGCTTCCGACCTACGGGGACCTCTTCTACCAGGATTACCAGATCCGGGGCAATCCCAACCTTCTTCCGGAGCGCTCCTTCGAGTGGTCAGCCGGCGTGCGACTGCGCTACGTCCGGCCATCGCTCGACGGTACGCTGCGCTGGGAGTGGTTCCGGCGCAAGGTCGAGGATTTCATTACGTGGCGACTGGGCTCTTTTGCCACCTTTTCGCCGGTCAACGTGGATGCCCGAATGGATGGGCACGAGCTTGCCTTGCTGCTTTCTGTGCTGAGGGGATGGGCTGAGATGGAAGCCAACGCGCAGTGGCTGACTGCTGTCAACCTGAGCAACGACGCCGTGGCCAAAGGGAAAAGGTTGCCCTTCCGCCCCGACTACCAGGCCGGATGGTCGCTCGTGGTTGGTTCCAAACGGGCCAGGGCGATGATTGCCCAGCACGTGGTCGGTCCGAGGTGGGTGACAGAAGCCAATACGGTGAAGTTAGCGGGATACCAGGTTTGGGACCTGACCTTGAGTTTGGAGTTTCCCCTGATGGACCAGTGGCGAACAGGTTTGCAGCTCCAGGTGCTGAATGCCACCGATGCGCGCTACGAAGTGCTTGAAGCAAGCCCGTTGCCCGGGCGTGAGTGGAGACTGGGTCTGGACGTCAACTTCGGGGTGCGGTGAAGGAAAGGAGGTTTGCAATGCTCCAGAGGTACACGCGCAAGACACTCTCTTGGCTCATCCTCTGCGGACTGATGCCCCTGGCGGGTATGGCGCAAAGAGTGCCTCGTACTCTTTACGTCCTGAACGGACTGGGCCGCACGCTGTCCCTGGTGGACCTGGAAAGCGGAAGGGTGTCGCAAAATGTCCTCACCTTAGGGCTGATTCCCAACGATGTGCTTGCCTACCGCGAGCGCGTCTACGTGGTGAACAGCCAGCCGCCCGAGGTGCTTGTGGTCAATGCTTCGTCGCGGGAGGTTGCGAAGCGCATCGCGCTCCCCGAAGGTTCAAACCCCTACCAGATAGCCTTAGTGGGGGCTCATCGCGCCTACGTCAGTCTCTGGGTAGCCAACCAGATAGCAGTGGTCGATCTTCACGAGGGGAAAGTCGAGAAGACCATCACCGTAGGCCGTGGCCCTCAAGACATCCTCGTCGACCTGGCACAGAACCGCGCCTATGTCGCCAATTGCGGCGGATACCCGGATTTTCGCCCCTCCACGGTGTCGATAATCGACATTAGCCGCGACTCGCTCGTCATGTCGATCCCGGTCCCGGACAACGCGCAGTACCTCGTTCAGGGCCCCGACTCGCGCGTCTACGTCGTCTGCTCAGGTAAGTGGGGAGAAAACGCCGGCAAGTTGTGCATCATCGATCCTTGGGCCCCGCCGACCTATAGCCCGGCGGTGGTGGACACAATCGTGCTGGGTGGATTTCCCGGCGACGTAGCAGTGACGCCAGGAGGACTGGTCTACGTGAGCGAGTGGGGTGACCAATCTGGATTTCTGTACGTCTACGACGCGGCCAGGGACACCTTGCTTCACTCGTTTACCAATCCAATCCGCGTAGGACGAGGAGCGTCCCGGCTCCTGTACGACCCCATCGATAACGCCCTCTACGTGTGCTGCTTTGAGCAAGACGAAGTGCAAAGGCTTGACCCTCTGACGGGGCAAGTGCGTGCGAGTATTCGGACGGGAGATGGACCCCAAGCTTTGGCCATCGTTGAGCCTATAGAGCTGCACGATCCATGGGCCGACGAGGTAGTGGAGTTCGTCCCTGGCAATCCCTGGTCTCGCTTCGGCTACCTCTTCTTTCCGGACAATGTTCTCGGTCCACCCACACCTTCCCGCGAGGTGAATGCATTTTCGCCTTCGAACCGGGCTGACGAAGTCCTTTCGCTCGGTCACGGAGGACAAATCACGCTCGCCTTCACGGACAACGTAGTGGTCGACGGTGACGGGCCAGATTTTGTCGTATTCGAGAACTGCTTTCTTAGCCCGTGGGTTGGAGGCCCCTTTGTGGAGGCCGCAATCGTCTCCGTCAGCCAGGACGGCGCCACCTGGTACACTTTCCCGTACGACACCTTGACCCTTCAGGGCCTGGCCGGCGTACACCCGGTCCTGGACCCATTACACCCGACGGATCCGCAACTCTCGGGCGGCGATCCCTTTGACCTGTCCGTTCTCGGGCTCGACTGGATACGTTTTGTCCGCATCACGGACATGGGCGATCTCTGGCGAGAAGGTCCGTACAACGGTGATTTTGATCTCGACGCCGTGGTTGCGATTCATAGTCAGGACACGCCACCGTCCTCGGCTTTTCGCGCAGGGAGGGGACCCGAGATCCTCCGGAGCCCCGAGCTTAGACCGAGCCACCCCAATCCCTTCAACGGCGGAACGTCGATCGCCTTTTACCTCCCCGCCTCGGGGCCGGTTTCTCTCGACGTCCTGGATACCCGCGGGCGTCACGTAGCCTCGCTCATCGAAGGCGTGTTCATGGACGGCGGGGAGCACCAGGTCTGGTGGGATGGCCGAGGAGAGACGGGCGGGCCTGTTCCTTCCGGCGTCTATCTGGCCCAGCTCCGTTGGCGCACGGTCCGTCTGTCGCAGAAGCTCATCGTAGTCCGCTGAGACAATAAGGTAAGCGACGTTGGTCTATGCCGCGCCCGCTGTATCGGGCCTAGCGAAGTGTCCCGGGTAGTTCGGGCATCGGCGAGAAACGCGGCTTGGCCGAGGGGGATGGGCTCCGTGCCCGAGCCGCGAGTGGGGTACCGTCGGCCCCTCTTCCTCGGCTGATGGGGGATAGGCTGAATCGATGCATTCCTGCGGCTACGCCGGCGGCGACTGCTGGTCCGAATAGCCGGGCCCATCCTCCTGTCGGGGCGAGGTTGGCACCGCAACAAAGCGGCCCCCGCTGTGACGCGGGGGCCATACTGTTCCTATCGGCCCAATCTGCGATCGTATCTGCTCAATCTGAGATGGCCTACCCCCATTACGAGCAGCCGCTCGTCTCCCCGCAGTTGATGCACTTGTAGCAGGAACCGCTGCGAATCATGATGGAACCGCACTCAGGGCAGGGGGGAGAGTCCGCCTGCGTTTCGAAAATCAGCGTTTCCTGATCGCGGAGATTTCCGAGCTCCTCGCCGGGCGAAGGCAGTGGTTCCCCCGTCGCTGTCCCGGCTGCTCGACCGACGGGGCTTGCTTCGCCAAAGAGCTCCGACTCGTCCTCTTTTGCTTCCGGCGGGGCTTCCTCCGGTTTGAGGAATTTCAGCGCCAACCAGCGGAAGATGTAATCCATGATGGACTTGGCAAAGGGGATTTGAGGGTTCGAGGTAAAGCCGGAGGGTTCAAAGCGAGTATGGGCGAACTTGTCGACCAGTACGCGCAGGGGCACGCCGTACTGCAGCGCCAGGGAGATAGCCGTGGCAAAGCAGTCCATTAGGCCAGAGATCGTAGATCCCTCTTTAGCCATCACAATGAAGATTTCGCCCGGCGTTCCGTCCTCGTACATACCCACCGTAATGTACCCCTCATGTCCAGCGACGCTGAACTTGTGGGTGATGGCCTTGCGCTCGGGGGGAAGGCGCCGGCGGATCGGCCGGAACGACTCCTTTTCGGCGGCTTCGGACTTCTTCTCGACGCTCTTGGTTACCAGCGGCTGGGTGCGTTTGGAGCCATCGCGGTAAACAGCGATGGCCTTTAGGCCGAGCTTCCAGGCCTCCATGTACACCTTTCCGATGTCCTCCGCTGTGACCTCGTTCGGTAGGTTGACCGTCTTAGAGATT includes:
- a CDS encoding TonB-dependent receptor; its protein translation is MSQRSCFRAALVLSISLLAKMGTCQEEVSIQGQVIDAKSGEPVPAANVQVLGQPLGAASDEEGRFVIRGLLRGEYRLLVSHVAYHAATVDVGRVGPERSSFVLVRLEPRVILLPAVEAVGEREKGQSADRVYLDRTKIEESGASNLAEILAMVPTLTVARSSTGSTVSIRGSSPGQVLILFGDVPLNDPLTGGVDLETVPASLVESVEVIPSSESARYGSGAVGGVIVLRPRRSFATSVSFAARRGSFGFAQASPSVLLRIFPNALSLTGDFHRWAGGYPYTYRVGEEVRSSTRRNSDLRQESGLAQLSGRLGPLRTYTAQMMWTQSDRGVPGSVYALSPFARGRLERQIASFLAEMALARGKLEVAASASRYRSRYTNRIPPDAPLHDRSVPPYDSQLRQDSKQLRCGWIGQLAAGEMEISGTARSSIFTTASLLGLWSKPQEARLREASLGGAWHGSTPQAGGMLLIRASLAFRGNYARVENPRIARTYHDITPSLRTEVSWFGPITVSALIGGQRGFRLPTYGDLFYQDYQIRGNPNLLPERSFEWSAGVRLRYVRPSLDGTLRWEWFRRKVEDFITWRLGSFATFSPVNVDARMDGHELALLLSVLRGWAEMEANAQWLTAVNLSNDAVAKGKRLPFRPDYQAGWSLVVGSKRARAMIAQHVVGPRWVTEANTVKLAGYQVWDLTLSLEFPLMDQWRTGLQLQVLNATDARYEVLEASPLPGREWRLGLDVNFGVR